Proteins encoded within one genomic window of Jiangella mangrovi:
- the ypfJ gene encoding KPN_02809 family neutral zinc metallopeptidase, translating to MKFNRRARLDSSQVSDQRGRRPAGRTAAAGGGIGVVIIALIALLTGNNPADLLGGDDGGASGVQAEPGSEGELERECQTVADIDQNADCRFVLYVNSAQAFWEDYFAAAGEQYTPATTTFFTSSVTTRCGTASSQVGPFYCPGDQNVYLDLGFFDQLRTTYGGPSGQFAEAYVLAHEYGHHIQNLTGQMQRVRTQSGPTSDAVRLELQADCYAGMWAHHATTAEDGSGQPLITELTQQDISDALSAANTVGDDYIQERFQGTVTPESWTHGSSEQRQRWFTTGLKTGDIAACDTFAASSL from the coding sequence ATGAAGTTCAACCGGCGGGCACGCCTGGACTCTTCCCAGGTGTCCGACCAGCGTGGCCGGCGCCCGGCCGGCCGCACAGCGGCGGCCGGTGGCGGCATCGGCGTGGTGATCATCGCGCTGATCGCGCTTCTCACCGGGAACAACCCGGCCGACCTCCTGGGCGGCGACGACGGCGGTGCGTCCGGCGTCCAGGCCGAGCCCGGCTCCGAGGGCGAGCTCGAGCGCGAGTGCCAGACGGTCGCCGACATCGACCAGAACGCCGACTGCCGCTTCGTGCTCTACGTCAACTCCGCCCAGGCGTTCTGGGAGGACTACTTCGCCGCGGCCGGCGAGCAGTACACCCCGGCCACCACGACGTTCTTCACCTCGTCCGTCACCACCCGGTGCGGCACGGCGTCGTCGCAGGTGGGGCCGTTCTACTGCCCCGGCGACCAGAACGTCTACCTCGACCTCGGGTTCTTCGACCAGCTGCGCACCACCTACGGCGGCCCCAGCGGCCAGTTCGCCGAGGCGTACGTCCTGGCCCACGAGTACGGCCACCACATCCAGAACCTCACCGGCCAGATGCAGCGCGTCCGCACCCAGTCCGGGCCGACGTCCGACGCCGTCCGGCTCGAGCTGCAGGCCGACTGCTACGCCGGCATGTGGGCGCACCACGCCACCACGGCCGAAGACGGCTCCGGCCAGCCGCTGATCACCGAGCTGACGCAGCAGGACATCTCCGACGCCCTGTCCGCCGCCAACACCGTCGGCGACGACTACATCCAAGAGCGCTTCCAGGGCACCGTCACGCCGGAGTCGTGGACGCACGGGTCCAGCGAGCAGCGGCAGCGCTGGTTCACCACGGGCCTCAAGACCGGCGACATCGCGGCCTGCGACACCTTCGCCGCGTCGTCCCTGTGA
- a CDS encoding SDR family oxidoreductase — MDLGLKDRVYIVTGGTRGLGRAGAEALVADGARLVLASRSQESVDAAVSDLGGDGVAAGLAADNADPSTPERLADLALDRFGRLDGALVSVGGPPAGRVVDLDDDQWRAAFESVFLGAVRVARVVASRLSGGGALAFVLSSSVKAPIAGLAASNGLRPGLAMVVKQLADELGPDGVRTVGLLPGSVETDRLRELAAMSGRDPEEVKAAASKTIPLRRYGRPEEFGRVAAFVLSPAASYVTGSVIAVDGGSIRSL; from the coding sequence ATGGATCTCGGGCTGAAGGATCGCGTCTACATCGTCACCGGCGGCACCCGCGGGCTCGGCCGGGCCGGTGCCGAGGCGCTCGTCGCCGACGGCGCCCGGCTGGTGCTGGCATCGCGGTCGCAGGAGTCGGTCGACGCCGCGGTGTCCGACCTGGGCGGCGACGGCGTCGCGGCCGGGCTGGCCGCCGACAACGCCGACCCGTCGACCCCGGAGCGGCTGGCCGACCTCGCGCTGGACCGGTTCGGCCGGCTCGACGGCGCCCTCGTCAGCGTCGGCGGGCCGCCCGCCGGTCGCGTGGTCGACCTCGACGACGACCAGTGGCGGGCCGCCTTCGAGAGCGTATTCCTCGGCGCCGTGCGCGTGGCCCGCGTGGTCGCGTCGCGGCTGTCCGGCGGCGGTGCGCTGGCGTTCGTGCTGTCCAGTTCGGTGAAGGCGCCCATCGCCGGGCTCGCCGCGTCCAACGGGCTCCGGCCCGGCCTCGCGATGGTCGTCAAGCAGCTGGCCGACGAGCTGGGGCCCGACGGCGTGCGCACGGTCGGACTGCTGCCCGGCAGCGTCGAGACCGACCGCCTGCGCGAGCTGGCGGCGATGTCCGGCCGCGACCCCGAAGAGGTCAAGGCGGCCGCGTCGAAGACCATCCCGCTGCGCCGCTACGGCCGGCCCGAGGAGTTCGGCCGTGTCGCGGCGTTCGTCCTCTCCCCCGCCGCGTCCTACGTCACCGGCTCCGTCATCGCCGTCGACGGCGGGTCGATCCGCTCGCTCTGA
- a CDS encoding ABC transporter ATP-binding protein, translating to MGMGQAWRASRSFSSDQSVKQQRLARGTVKRIAGYGRPYRFQLAVFLGTTILAAASAAAVPLLLKVLIDDGVSAGDRAVVVWSALAVAGLAVVDVILGLLGRWMSARVGEGLIFDLRRQVFDHVQRQPVAFFTRTQTGSLVSRLNSDVIGAQQAFTGTLSQVVSNFVTLVLALGAMLVLSWQITLIVLVLVPLFLLPARFIGRKLADISRESMQLNAAMSQTMTERFNVSGALLVKIFGRYQDENAAFGGAAGRVRDIGIVQALYARYFFLGLTFLASLATAVVYGVGGWLAIGGTLEVGTLVALAALLTRLYGPLTALSNVQVDIMTALVSFERVFEVLDLPPMVRDTDGARPLPSGDEQLSVAFEDVEFGYPGADDVSLASLESVARPVSASPEPVLNGVSFDVEPGQLVALVGPSGAGKSTITHLVSRLYDPTAGVVRVGGRNLRDVTLESLHEAVGVVTQDAHMFHDTIRYNLAYARPAAGDDELWAALQAAQIAPLVRSLPEGLDTVVGDRGYRLSGGEKQRLAIARLLLKAPRVVVLDEATAHLDSESEVAVQRALETALTGRTSLVIAHRLSTIRGADTILVVDGGRIVERGTHEQLLAAGGTYAELYRTQFALQDAPARTA from the coding sequence ATGGGAATGGGCCAGGCCTGGCGCGCTTCCAGATCGTTCTCCAGCGACCAGTCGGTCAAGCAGCAACGGCTGGCCCGGGGGACCGTCAAGCGCATCGCCGGCTACGGCCGGCCCTACCGCTTCCAGCTGGCCGTGTTCCTCGGCACCACCATCCTCGCGGCGGCCTCCGCTGCCGCCGTCCCGCTGCTGCTGAAGGTCCTCATCGACGACGGCGTCAGCGCGGGCGACCGCGCGGTGGTCGTCTGGTCGGCCCTGGCGGTCGCCGGGCTCGCCGTCGTCGACGTCATCCTGGGCCTGCTGGGCCGGTGGATGTCGGCGCGCGTGGGCGAGGGCCTCATCTTCGACCTGCGCCGCCAGGTCTTCGACCACGTGCAGCGCCAGCCGGTCGCGTTCTTCACCCGCACCCAGACCGGTTCGCTGGTGTCGCGGCTCAACAGCGACGTCATCGGCGCGCAGCAGGCGTTCACGGGCACGCTGTCGCAGGTCGTGAGCAACTTCGTGACGCTGGTGCTGGCACTGGGCGCCATGCTCGTGCTGTCGTGGCAGATCACCCTCATCGTGCTGGTGCTGGTGCCGCTGTTCCTGCTGCCGGCCCGCTTCATCGGCCGCAAACTGGCCGACATCAGCCGCGAGTCCATGCAGCTCAACGCCGCCATGAGCCAGACCATGACCGAGCGGTTCAACGTCTCCGGCGCGCTGCTGGTCAAGATCTTCGGCCGCTACCAGGACGAGAACGCCGCGTTCGGCGGGGCGGCCGGCCGGGTCCGCGACATCGGCATCGTCCAGGCGCTCTACGCGCGGTACTTCTTCCTCGGGCTGACGTTCCTCGCCTCGCTCGCGACGGCGGTCGTCTACGGCGTCGGCGGCTGGCTGGCCATCGGCGGCACGCTCGAGGTCGGCACGCTGGTCGCGCTGGCGGCGCTGCTGACCCGCCTTTACGGGCCGCTGACGGCACTCTCGAACGTCCAGGTCGACATCATGACGGCGCTGGTCAGCTTCGAGCGGGTCTTCGAGGTGCTCGACCTCCCGCCCATGGTCCGCGACACCGACGGCGCGCGCCCGCTCCCGTCCGGCGACGAGCAGCTGTCGGTCGCGTTCGAGGACGTCGAGTTCGGCTATCCGGGCGCTGACGACGTCTCGCTCGCCTCGCTCGAGTCCGTCGCCCGGCCCGTCTCGGCCTCGCCCGAACCCGTCCTCAACGGCGTCTCCTTCGACGTCGAGCCGGGCCAGCTGGTCGCCCTGGTGGGGCCGTCGGGCGCCGGCAAGTCGACCATCACGCACCTGGTGTCGCGGCTCTACGACCCCACGGCGGGCGTGGTCCGGGTCGGCGGCCGCAACCTGCGCGACGTCACCCTCGAGTCGCTGCACGAGGCCGTCGGCGTCGTCACCCAGGACGCGCACATGTTCCACGACACCATCCGCTACAACCTCGCCTACGCCCGCCCCGCAGCCGGCGACGACGAGCTGTGGGCTGCCCTGCAGGCCGCGCAGATCGCCCCGCTGGTCCGGTCGCTGCCCGAGGGCCTCGACACCGTCGTCGGCGACCGCGGCTACCGGCTCTCCGGCGGCGAGAAGCAGCGGCTGGCCATCGCCCGGCTGCTGCTCAAGGCCCCGCGTGTGGTCGTCCTCGACGAGGCCACGGCGCACCTCGACTCCGAGTCCGAGGTGGCCGTTCAGCGGGCGCTCGAGACCGCGCTCACCGGCCGCACGTCACTGGTCATCGCGCACCGGCTGTCGACCATCCGCGGCGCCGACACCATCCTCGTCGTCGACGGCGGCCGCATCGTCGAGCGCGGCACGCACGAGCAGCTGCTCGCCGCCGGTGGCACCTACGCCGAGCTCTACCGCACCCAGTTCGCCCTGCAGGACGCGCCCGCCCGCACCGCCTGA
- a CDS encoding ATP-binding cassette domain-containing protein, with amino-acid sequence MIEVQEVSHRYGDRTVLRDVSVTLTEQRVGVIGANGSGKSTFARLLNGLVLPTTGSVTVDGLSTRGRSGAEVRRSVGFVFTDPDAQILMPTVAEDVAFGLRDLPRAVVSERVAEALSSFGLAGHADHPAHLLSGGQKQLLALCSVLVTEPKVLVCDEPTTLLDLRNTRRVLALLAELPQRVVLVTHDLDAVLAMDRVLVFDDGRLVFDGLPAEAVAFYVDLSSSE; translated from the coding sequence GTGATAGAGGTCCAGGAGGTCAGCCATCGGTACGGCGACCGGACCGTCCTGCGCGACGTGTCCGTGACGCTGACCGAGCAGCGGGTCGGGGTCATCGGCGCCAACGGGTCGGGCAAGTCGACGTTCGCGCGCCTGCTGAACGGGCTGGTCCTGCCGACGACGGGGTCCGTAACGGTCGACGGGCTGTCGACCCGGGGCCGGTCGGGCGCGGAGGTGCGACGCTCGGTGGGCTTCGTGTTCACCGACCCCGACGCGCAGATCCTCATGCCCACGGTCGCCGAGGACGTCGCGTTCGGATTGCGCGACCTGCCGCGTGCGGTCGTGTCCGAGCGCGTCGCCGAGGCGCTGTCGTCGTTCGGGCTGGCCGGGCACGCCGACCATCCGGCGCACCTGCTGTCCGGCGGCCAGAAGCAGCTGCTGGCGCTGTGTTCGGTGCTGGTGACGGAGCCGAAGGTCCTGGTCTGCGACGAGCCGACGACGCTGCTGGACCTGCGCAACACCCGGCGCGTGCTGGCGTTGCTGGCGGAGTTGCCGCAGCGGGTGGTGCTGGTGACGCACGACTTGGACGCGGTGCTCGCCATGGACCGTGTCCTGGTCTTCGACGACGGTCGCCTGGTGTTCGACGGGTTGCCCGCCGAAGCCGTGGCGTTCTACGTGGACCTCAGTTCGTCGGAGTGA
- a CDS encoding helix-turn-helix domain-containing protein, whose translation MAEKLVKGARISGGQRDKLASDLKKKYEGGRSIRELATETGRSYGFVHRVLSESGVNLRGRGGATRGKAKKQV comes from the coding sequence GTGGCCGAGAAGTTGGTAAAAGGCGCGCGGATCAGTGGGGGGCAGCGTGACAAGCTCGCCTCTGACCTGAAGAAGAAGTACGAAGGTGGTCGGAGCATCCGCGAGCTCGCCACCGAAACCGGGCGTTCCTACGGGTTCGTCCACCGGGTTCTGTCGGAGTCCGGTGTCAACCTACGAGGGCGTGGAGGGGCCACACGAGGCAAGGCCAAGAAGCAGGTCTGA
- a CDS encoding glycoside hydrolase family 15 protein: protein MTGLIEDHGIIGDLHTAALVDRDGTIDWLCLPRFDSAACFASLLGTPKHGFWRIAPIGAGQADRRWYRGDTLILEHVWDTPHGSVKVIDFMPPSTGQHDVVRIVEGLSGRVPMHSELRLRFDYGRSVPWVHRENGLIVGVAGPDSVALHCEVPTYGRALTTHSDFTVGEGERLSFVLAWGPSHDPPESPVDALQALDATEKFWTGWAAQCTYDGPYRDAVMRSLLTLKALTYEPTGGIVAAPTTSLPENIGGVRNWDYRYCWLRDSAFTLDALIRSGYVDEARAWRDWLIRAIGGDPGDLQIMYGISGERRLQEYQIDWLPGYESSSPVRVGNAAAEQLQIDVYGEVIDTLARAHQHGLTLERHVWALQEKLLQHLEGAWSQPDEGLWEIRGPRRHFVHSKVMAWVAADRAVAALQNDGVSGQPDRWKALRATIMNDVVKNGYDASRNTFTQSYGHPALDAALLQIPIVGFLPPDDPRVVGTVDAISKDLCTDTGLVLRYRTEHDVDGLPGDEGAFLACSFWLVEALHLTGRTERARELFEHLLSLRNDLGLLAEEFDPRIGRMVGNFPQALSHIPLVTAAYLLSEMGRPATGHA from the coding sequence ATGACGGGTCTCATCGAGGACCACGGCATCATCGGCGACCTGCACACCGCGGCGCTCGTCGACCGTGACGGCACCATCGACTGGCTCTGCCTGCCGCGGTTCGACTCCGCCGCCTGCTTCGCCTCGCTGCTCGGCACCCCCAAGCACGGGTTCTGGCGCATCGCGCCCATCGGCGCCGGCCAGGCCGACCGCCGCTGGTACCGCGGCGACACCCTGATCCTCGAGCACGTCTGGGACACCCCGCACGGCAGCGTCAAGGTCATCGACTTCATGCCGCCGAGCACCGGGCAGCACGACGTCGTCCGCATCGTCGAGGGGCTGTCCGGCCGGGTGCCCATGCACAGCGAGCTGCGGCTGCGCTTCGACTACGGCCGCTCGGTGCCGTGGGTGCACCGCGAGAACGGCCTCATCGTCGGCGTCGCCGGGCCCGACTCCGTCGCGCTGCACTGCGAGGTGCCGACGTACGGGCGGGCGCTGACGACGCACTCCGACTTCACCGTCGGCGAGGGCGAGCGCCTCAGCTTCGTCCTCGCCTGGGGCCCGTCACACGACCCGCCCGAGTCCCCCGTCGACGCCCTGCAGGCCCTGGACGCCACGGAGAAGTTCTGGACCGGCTGGGCGGCCCAGTGCACCTACGACGGCCCGTACCGCGACGCCGTCATGCGCTCGCTGCTCACCCTCAAGGCGCTGACGTACGAGCCCACCGGCGGCATCGTCGCCGCACCCACCACGTCGCTGCCCGAGAACATCGGCGGCGTGCGCAACTGGGACTACCGGTACTGCTGGCTGCGCGACTCCGCGTTCACCCTGGACGCGCTGATCCGCAGCGGCTACGTCGACGAGGCGCGGGCCTGGCGCGACTGGCTGATCCGGGCCATCGGCGGCGACCCCGGCGACCTGCAGATCATGTACGGCATCAGCGGCGAGCGGCGGCTGCAGGAGTACCAGATCGACTGGCTGCCCGGCTATGAGAGCTCGAGCCCGGTCCGCGTCGGCAACGCGGCCGCGGAACAGCTGCAGATCGACGTCTACGGCGAGGTCATCGACACGCTGGCCCGCGCGCACCAGCACGGGCTGACGCTCGAACGGCACGTGTGGGCGCTGCAGGAGAAGCTGCTGCAGCACCTCGAGGGCGCCTGGAGCCAGCCCGACGAGGGCCTCTGGGAGATCCGCGGGCCGCGCCGGCACTTCGTCCACTCCAAGGTCATGGCGTGGGTGGCGGCCGACCGCGCCGTCGCCGCCCTGCAGAACGACGGCGTCAGCGGCCAGCCGGACCGGTGGAAGGCGCTGCGCGCGACGATCATGAACGACGTCGTCAAGAACGGCTACGACGCCTCGCGCAACACGTTCACCCAGTCCTACGGCCACCCGGCGCTCGACGCCGCGCTGCTGCAGATCCCCATCGTCGGCTTCCTGCCACCCGACGACCCGCGCGTCGTCGGCACCGTCGACGCCATCTCCAAGGACCTGTGCACCGACACCGGCCTGGTGCTGCGCTACCGCACCGAGCACGACGTCGACGGCCTGCCCGGCGACGAGGGCGCCTTCCTGGCCTGCTCGTTCTGGCTGGTCGAGGCGCTGCACCTGACCGGGCGGACCGAGCGGGCGCGGGAGCTGTTCGAGCACCTGCTGAGCCTGCGCAACGACCTCGGGCTGCTGGCCGAGGAGTTCGACCCGCGCATCGGCCGCATGGTCGGCAACTTCCCGCAGGCGCTCAGCCACATCCCGCTGGTGACGGCGGCCTACCTGCTGTCCGAGATGGGGCGGCCCGCTACGGGCCACGCCTGA
- the abc-f gene encoding ribosomal protection-like ABC-F family protein, whose translation MITAHQLEVRAGAQVLLEDASFRIGPGDKVGLVGRNGAGKTTLTRILADEGQPASGSVVRTGPIGYLPQDPRAGDPEVVARDRILGARGLDVVVAGMRKAEKQMASSDQDEHERGMRRYARLEAEFLAAGGYAVESEAATIAASLGLADRVLTQPLKTLSGGQRRRVELARILFSDAETLLLDEPTNHLDADSIVWLRDFLRAYKGGLVVISHDVALLDKTVNRVFHLDANRAALDVYNIGWTAYLAQRETDERRRHRERANAEKKAAALKAQADRMRYKATKATAAQNMDRRAQRLLSGLEESRRSDKVAKLRFPDPAPCGKTPLTASGLSKSYGSLEVFTDVDLAIDRGSRVVILGLNGAGKTTLLRLLAGVEAADTGAVEPGHGLRLGYYAQEHETLDTSRTVLENLRSSAPDLPELEARRVLGSFLFSGDAVDKPAAVLSGGEKTRLALASLVVSSANVLLLDEPTNNLDPASREEVLGALRSFAGAIVLVTHDEGAVEALNPERVVLLPDGVEDLWNPDYAELVSLA comes from the coding sequence ATGATCACCGCTCATCAGCTCGAAGTGCGTGCAGGCGCGCAGGTACTTCTCGAAGACGCCAGTTTCCGCATCGGCCCGGGCGACAAGGTCGGGCTGGTGGGCCGCAACGGCGCCGGCAAGACCACGCTCACCCGCATCCTGGCCGACGAGGGCCAGCCCGCCTCCGGCTCCGTCGTGCGCACGGGCCCCATCGGCTACCTCCCGCAGGACCCCCGCGCCGGCGACCCCGAGGTCGTCGCCCGCGACCGCATCCTGGGCGCCCGCGGGCTCGACGTCGTCGTCGCCGGCATGCGCAAGGCCGAGAAGCAGATGGCCTCCAGCGACCAGGACGAGCACGAGCGCGGCATGCGCCGCTACGCCCGGCTCGAGGCCGAGTTCCTGGCCGCCGGCGGGTACGCCGTCGAGTCCGAGGCCGCCACCATCGCCGCCAGCCTCGGACTGGCCGACCGCGTGCTCACGCAGCCGCTGAAGACGCTCTCGGGCGGTCAGCGCCGCCGCGTCGAGCTGGCCCGCATCCTGTTCTCCGACGCCGAGACGCTGCTCCTGGACGAGCCGACCAACCACCTCGACGCCGACTCCATCGTGTGGCTGCGCGACTTCCTGCGGGCCTACAAGGGCGGCCTGGTGGTCATCAGCCACGACGTCGCGCTGCTCGACAAGACGGTCAACCGCGTCTTCCACCTCGACGCCAACCGCGCCGCCCTCGACGTCTACAACATCGGCTGGACGGCGTACCTCGCCCAGCGCGAGACCGACGAGCGACGGCGGCACCGCGAGCGGGCCAACGCCGAGAAGAAGGCCGCCGCCCTCAAGGCGCAGGCCGACCGCATGCGCTACAAGGCCACGAAGGCCACCGCGGCGCAGAACATGGACCGTCGCGCCCAGCGGCTGCTGTCGGGGCTCGAGGAGTCGCGCCGGTCGGACAAGGTCGCCAAGCTGCGCTTCCCCGACCCCGCGCCGTGCGGCAAGACGCCGCTCACGGCCAGCGGACTGTCGAAGTCGTACGGATCGCTCGAGGTCTTCACCGACGTCGACCTCGCCATCGACCGCGGCAGCCGGGTCGTCATCCTGGGCCTCAACGGTGCCGGCAAGACGACGCTGCTGCGGCTGCTCGCGGGCGTCGAGGCGGCCGACACCGGCGCCGTCGAGCCCGGCCACGGCCTGCGCCTGGGCTACTACGCGCAGGAGCACGAGACGCTCGACACCTCGCGGACGGTCCTCGAGAACCTGCGCAGCTCGGCGCCGGACCTCCCGGAGCTCGAGGCGCGCCGCGTGCTCGGCTCGTTCCTGTTCTCCGGCGACGCCGTCGACAAGCCGGCCGCCGTGCTGTCCGGCGGCGAGAAGACCCGGCTGGCGCTGGCCTCGCTGGTCGTGTCCAGCGCCAACGTGCTGCTGCTCGACGAGCCGACCAACAACCTCGACCCCGCCTCCCGCGAGGAGGTGCTGGGTGCGCTGCGCTCGTTCGCCGGCGCGATCGTCCTGGTGACCCATGACGAGGGCGCCGTCGAGGCGCTGAACCCCGAGCGGGTCGTGCTGCTCCCCGACGGAGTCGAAGATCTGTGGAACCCCGACTATGCGGAGCTCGTCTCACTCGCATAG
- a CDS encoding primosomal protein N', with product MSASEPAEPDQLALVAAPGRRRFRTREPEPVAEERPVARVLVDVGLPHLDRPFDYLVPASMADDAVVGARVSVRFAGTDHDGFIIARGDDSDHDGKLARLRRVVSPEPVLAPEIAALARAVADRYAGTVSDVLRLAVPPRHATAEKAASPDAPVPPAKPDPGGWADHDAGAALLDALAAGGAPRAVWNPGPAADWPDLVARLVAATLSGGRGALVVVPDGRDVALVSGAMTALLGAGQHVELEADAGPSTRYKRWLAVRRGAVRAVVGTRSAAFAPVHDLGLVVVWDDGDDLHAEPRAPYPHTREVLLLRAHQAGAAAVVGGFARTAEAEQLLTTGWARAVTPPRPAVRSAAPRIHSSGDDHEQVRDAAARSARLPSLAWRTARAGLARGPVLVQVPRAGYLPGVACGRCRTPARCAACSGPLVLGQADQPPRCAWCATAYPSWRCETCGHGGLRATVVGVRRTAEELGRAFPGVPVLLSRGDAVRSTVDAEPALVVATPGAEPVASGGYTAALLLDGTALLARPSLRAAEESLRRWLRAAALVRPGTMGGEIVVVADSSAPAVQALVRWDPAGFASRELAERASLHLPPAARVAELTGAAADVDDLLMHAQLPGEAEVIGPVPVEDGGARAMIRAPRGAGTALAAALRSAAGVRSARRTGGSVRVRIDPVDFG from the coding sequence GTGAGCGCATCCGAGCCGGCCGAGCCCGACCAGCTGGCGCTGGTCGCCGCCCCCGGCCGGCGCCGGTTCCGCACCCGCGAGCCCGAGCCGGTCGCGGAGGAGCGGCCGGTGGCCCGCGTGCTGGTCGACGTCGGGCTGCCGCACCTCGACCGGCCGTTCGACTACCTCGTCCCGGCGTCCATGGCCGACGACGCCGTCGTGGGCGCTCGGGTGTCGGTGCGGTTCGCGGGCACCGACCACGACGGCTTCATCATCGCGCGCGGCGACGACAGCGACCACGATGGCAAGCTGGCGCGGCTGCGCCGGGTGGTGTCGCCGGAGCCGGTGCTGGCCCCCGAGATCGCCGCCCTCGCGCGCGCCGTCGCCGACCGCTACGCCGGCACCGTCTCCGACGTGCTCCGGCTGGCCGTCCCGCCGCGGCACGCCACCGCCGAGAAGGCCGCGTCGCCCGATGCGCCGGTCCCGCCGGCCAAGCCCGACCCCGGCGGCTGGGCCGACCACGACGCGGGCGCCGCGCTGCTCGACGCGCTGGCCGCCGGGGGAGCGCCGCGCGCCGTCTGGAACCCCGGCCCGGCCGCCGACTGGCCCGACCTCGTCGCCCGGCTGGTCGCGGCGACGCTGTCGGGCGGACGGGGCGCGCTGGTGGTGGTGCCCGACGGCCGCGACGTCGCGCTGGTGTCGGGGGCGATGACGGCGCTGCTGGGCGCGGGACAGCACGTCGAGCTCGAGGCCGACGCAGGGCCGTCCACACGGTACAAGCGCTGGCTGGCGGTCCGACGGGGTGCGGTGCGGGCCGTCGTGGGGACGCGGTCGGCCGCGTTCGCGCCGGTGCACGACCTCGGGCTGGTCGTCGTCTGGGACGACGGCGACGACCTCCATGCCGAGCCGCGCGCGCCGTACCCGCACACCCGCGAAGTGCTGCTGCTGCGCGCCCACCAGGCCGGGGCTGCCGCTGTCGTCGGCGGGTTCGCGCGCACGGCCGAGGCGGAGCAGCTGCTGACCACCGGCTGGGCGCGGGCCGTGACCCCGCCGCGGCCGGCCGTGCGCTCCGCGGCGCCGCGCATCCACTCCAGCGGCGACGACCACGAGCAGGTCCGCGACGCGGCGGCCAGGAGCGCGCGGCTGCCGTCGCTGGCCTGGCGCACGGCGCGTGCGGGCCTGGCTCGCGGGCCGGTGCTGGTGCAGGTGCCGCGGGCCGGCTACCTCCCCGGCGTGGCCTGCGGTCGCTGCCGCACGCCGGCGCGCTGTGCGGCCTGCTCCGGGCCGCTGGTGCTGGGCCAGGCCGACCAGCCGCCGCGGTGCGCCTGGTGTGCGACGGCGTACCCGTCGTGGCGCTGCGAGACGTGCGGGCACGGAGGGCTGCGGGCGACGGTGGTGGGTGTGCGGCGCACGGCCGAGGAGCTGGGCCGGGCGTTCCCCGGCGTCCCCGTGCTGCTCTCGCGCGGCGACGCCGTCCGCTCCACGGTCGACGCCGAGCCGGCGCTCGTGGTGGCGACGCCCGGGGCCGAGCCGGTCGCGTCCGGCGGGTACACCGCCGCGCTGCTGCTCGACGGCACGGCGCTACTGGCCCGGCCGAGCCTGCGCGCGGCCGAAGAGTCACTGCGCCGCTGGCTGCGGGCGGCCGCGCTGGTCCGGCCGGGCACCATGGGCGGCGAGATCGTGGTGGTCGCCGACTCCTCGGCGCCCGCGGTCCAGGCACTGGTCCGCTGGGACCCGGCCGGCTTCGCCTCGCGCGAGCTGGCCGAGCGCGCGTCCTTGCACCTGCCGCCCGCCGCCCGGGTCGCCGAGCTGACGGGCGCCGCCGCCGACGTCGACGACCTGCTCATGCACGCTCAGTTGCCGGGGGAGGCCGAGGTCATCGGACCCGTGCCGGTCGAGGACGGCGGCGCTCGGGCGATGATCCGCGCGCCCCGTGGTGCGGGGACGGCACTGGCCGCGGCCTTGCGGTCGGCGGCCGGCGTACGGTCGGCTCGCCGCACCGGTGGGTCGGTACGCGTGCGGATCGATCCGGTCGACTTCGGCTGA